Proteins from one Oryza sativa Japonica Group chromosome 12, ASM3414082v1 genomic window:
- the LOC107279698 gene encoding ethylene-responsive transcription factor ERF003-like, translating to MTMMPSGGGARVRAHFRGVQWRKSGRWSAEIRSRGAWGRRRRLWIGTYDTAEEAARAYDAEARRLHGAKAKTNFPPPPPPTAVHDDHVDLEAHIKFLSEVELDGDQETPPESQVGDDQAGGQHQHHHGYIDIRDKPKQTQSGACEGRQKGSSAISDLDEFAFKEEDYLAIDYEAYAKETDDGQGATRTADLKKKGGRLGSKACQMMNKKNQS from the exons ATGACGATGatgccgagcggcggcggagcgcgggTGCGGGCCCACTTCCGCGGCGTCCAGTGGCGCAAGTCCGGGCGGTGGTCGGCGGAGATCAGGTCCAGAGGGGCgtggggccgccgccgccggctgtgGATCGGAACGTACGacacggcggaggaggcggcgcgggcctACGACGCCGAGGCCCGCAGGTTGCACGGCGCCAAGGCCAAGACCAActtccccccgccgccgccgccgaccgccgtgcACGACGACCATGTGGACCTCGAGGCGCACATCAAGTTCCTCAGCGAGGTGGAGCTGGACGGCGATCAGGAGACGCCGCCGGAGAGCCAGGTCGGCGATGATCAGGCCGGAGGccagcaccagcaccaccaCGGAT atatcgacatcagagataagcctaaacaaacccAATCCGGTGCCTGCGAAGGTCGGCAAAAGGGATCTAGtgccatctctgatctcgacgagttcgcattcaaggaggaagactaccttgccatcgactacga AGCCTATGCCAAGGAGACTGATGATGGACAAGGAGCGACAAGAACTGCTGATCTGAAGAAGAAGGGCGGGAGACTGGGAAGCAAGGCGTGCCAGATGATGAACAAGAAGAATCAGAGTTAG